In Massilistercora timonensis, the following are encoded in one genomic region:
- the sigH gene encoding RNA polymerase sporulation sigma factor SigH, translating into MRSSGSGWDKKEGKGGGLVSAYDRMTDEQLIEKLRGGDRKIMDYIMEKYKNLVRKEANAMYLLGGENEDLIQEGMIGLFKAVQDYDLRQESSFYSFARLCITRQLYTAIEASRRKKHGPLNSYVSLYDRNEEKEPLIETVEAKGESNPEELLISQEYVRLLESELEDTLSELENRVLYLHLLGTDYKTIARLLDRSPKTIDNALQRIKGKTEKILEKYH; encoded by the coding sequence ATGAGATCGTCCGGCAGCGGCTGGGATAAAAAAGAAGGAAAAGGAGGCGGTTTGGTGAGCGCCTATGACCGGATGACCGACGAGCAGCTGATCGAGAAGCTGCGGGGCGGCGACAGGAAGATCATGGATTATATCATGGAGAAATATAAGAACCTGGTGCGCAAAGAAGCCAACGCCATGTATCTTCTGGGCGGGGAGAACGAGGATCTGATCCAGGAGGGGATGATCGGGCTTTTCAAGGCGGTTCAGGATTATGATCTCCGGCAGGAGTCTTCTTTCTACAGCTTTGCCAGGCTTTGCATCACCCGGCAGCTCTACACTGCTATCGAGGCTTCCCGGCGGAAGAAGCACGGGCCTTTGAACTCCTATGTATCCCTCTATGACCGGAACGAGGAGAAGGAGCCTCTGATCGAGACTGTGGAGGCCAAGGGGGAGAGCAATCCGGAGGAGCTTCTGATCAGCCAGGAATATGTAAGACTTCTGGAGAGCGAACTGGAGGATACTTTGAGCGAGCTGGAGAACCGGGTCCTTTATCTCCACCTTCTGGGCACGGATTACAAGACCATCGCAAGGCTTCTGGACAGGAGCCCCAAGACCATTGACAATGCCCTCCAGAGGATAAAAGGAAAAACAGAAAAGATTTTGGAAAAATATCATTGA